The genomic segment TGGCCACAGCTGGCATAACCCCCTACTGAGTAAGCTCTTCAGACACCTCATTTCATGAGTAGCCCCAAAGATCAATCATGTGCAAATTTCTGGAAGAGAAGACTCCCCAGTGTTTTGCAGAGTTATTTGTTCTGCTTTCACGAGATGTTCTCAAATCATTGCAGCTACAAGCCATGAGTCTGAAGTGTCTGTGTTCCCTCCTTACAGGCGATAACTTTCTCACAGGTCTTGGCCACAGATCTGACCATTACAACTGCGTCAGGAGTGGAGGGCAATGTCTCTATTCCGCCTGCCCAATCTATACCAGAATTCAAGGCACCTGTTACCACGGGAAGGCCAAGTGCTGCAAGTGAGCTGGGAGTGACCAGAAGAAAGGACGCAGAAGTGAAATGGACTTTTTATAAGCATtcttttaataaaggaaaattgTTTTTGAAGTATACCTCCTTTGGGCCAAAATGAATTTTGTGTCTCAATTGGAAGAGGTAAAGAAGCAGGGGGTTAGGGTGCATGGGTTGGTACGTGTGACAGGTCGAACCAAAAAGCCTGCCGGGAACAGCGGAATGATGACCTAGGCTTGAGTGATGTCACCTCCACTGTGTTTGATCCACAAACCAACACGTGActgattctttttgttgttgttgttgagatggtgtttcactcttgccacccaggctaaagtgcagtggcacaatctcagctcactgcaacctctgcctcccaggctcaaacggctctcctgcctcagcctcccaagtagctgggattagaggtgcctgccaccacactcggctaatttggggggtttatttttgtttttagtaaagacagggtttcaccatgtcggccaggctggtctcaaactcctaaccacaggtgatccacccgccttggcctcccaaaatgcaaaagtgctgggattacaggcatgagccaccacgccggtcCCAACACGTGACTGATTCTCAGTGTCCACATAATTCAGAGGTCTTAGCAGTCTGCTCAGTGAAATAGTCCATTAGAACCCAGAacttccatttttctcctttctggtcTTAGGGCAGTGTGTTGGTTAACTTTAGCATTTGAGAATCTCCAGGACTACTTGGAGAAATGGCAGCCTCCAAGTCTGGAGCATAAGATGTACAAGAGAAGCTGGGTCATTTTGTTGTGCTAGAAAGAAGACCTCTCAAAGACTGAGGGGTCACACCAAAAGAACACCAGCTCCAAACTGAAGCGGAGCCCACTGGCCACAGAGGGACATTTTTCCTAATTGCAGCAACTAATGATGACAACTGATGGACGCACACAAGTATATAAACATCCATGAGTTCATAATGACAATTAAATAGTTTCATTTATAATTAGAGCTTGCTACAGCACCAACTTATCACTCCagaaatttcttctgcattttcagcACAAACTGTGTTTTAGGGTGAACAATAGTTAAGGAAATATCTTCTTCATAGAATTTCCCCAACTAATAAATGAAGAAGGGATGATAGAATAATAAAATCACCATATTGCAACCCTGAATGAAATTATAGGTCTAAAGCAACCATCAATGGACTGTTTTAGAACCATTTGGTGAAAAGCTTGGCAGGGAATTTGATAAGCGAGGGTTAAGGGCATACTTGATCATCACTCTTACCCTCCCTAAAACTGAGACAACCAGACATTAATGGGTTTCCTGTTGTGATGTAATAAGAATTACACATTACCAGGCATGAACTATTCTTGCCCAAAGAAATGGAACCTGCAACGAATTGAGTTTCTAGATCTAACTACTGGTTTACGGAAAACACAGGACTTCCGGAAATAAGCGAAACAACAGCACAGGAAGCAATCTGTCAAGTCCAGAGTGTGAGACATTCTACAGTAAAAATAACCTCGTGTCTCCAAGAAACTAATGCcatgatgaaaaagaaagacGGAAAAGAGACAAAACAGCCAGCATGTGGCCTTGTTTGGCCCCTGTATTGAACTGTcttcccggccaggtgtggtggctcacaactgtaatcccagcattttgggaggccgaggagggtggatcacctgaggtcagcggttcaagaccagcctggccaacatggcgaaaccctgtctctactggaaaaaaaaaaaaaaaaatagccagttgtggtggcgggcgcctataatcccatctacttgggaggctgaggcaggagaattgtttgatcccgggtggcagaggttgcagtgagccacaattgtgccattgcactccactccagcctgggcgacagagcaagactctgcctaaaacaaaaacaaaaacaaaccagtcTTCCTGTATCAATGGACCCAGATTAGTGGCCAGGAAGAGTTTAAACCGCAAATCTACCGCCAGTGGTTGCCACATGGGATTAGATGGCGATGTCAGTGGCTCAGCACATGGGTTGGCAAATATTTCTAAggggccagataataaatatttcaattctgTGAGTCATATCCCATCTGTCGCAAGTACTCAACTCTGccagtgcaaagtgaaagaatCCTTGCCTGACACGTAAGTAAATGGGAGTGGCTGTGCTTCGATAAAACTGTGTTCGAAAGAACAGGCAGCAAGCCAGATTCAGCCACAGGTCATCGTTTTCCAACCTCTGGTTTAGGGGATAGAACTGATTCTGTCCAATGTTTAGAATGAGAACTTCcatgaaaatggatttttctcgTTAACTCTCAATATACATACACTTGTTCATGGCTGCTTTCTTCTGAAAATACATGAAGTatccaaaatattgaaaaataatagtttttaaaatcatcacaATAAAAGGcttgggagaaatacctattcCCCTGCCTTTATCTCCTCTGTGAGATCACAGACTGATGGTAATTTATGAACAAAAGCTACCTGAGGCTTTTTTATTATTAGTCCCAAATATTGGAAGACaacaggtttttaaaagaaatttagtgAGCTGTTGAGTGGGTGCCCCTTTGTTCTGTTCCAGACAGGCCTGAAAGCTGATTCACTAACTTCTTGAACCATTCACATTTTGATCAAGGTTGTTTTACACCACGGAAGCCTGAGAACCCACAAATATCAGCAGAAAAGTACACTGTTGTCACAATCagtcaaaatacaaaacagtGCTTAACAAAAGGTGCTCAAAACACTAGTCTCCCAATCAAATCTACTATTGGCCTGTTTTTCCCAGTATACTTCCCCAATCCGAGTAGgcatataaactttttttttagcaTTGCACTCATTGAGTATATACCATTTTGATTCCTGCTGTTTCTGTACACACAGTGCCCTGATAGCTTCATCTCATCTACCATGGTCGTCTTTAAGGACCACACAATGCTGGGCCCAGCCTGTTCACCATGGGGGCAGCCTGgagttctctcttctctcttctggcttcagATTAAGGAGCTGCAGAACTCCCCCTCCTAAGGGAAAAAGGGGGTGCTTTAAGATCCATGGAGGGGTGTTTTAGAATGGCCCTAGGAGATGCTATGCACAGAAGACACTGCCTCAGGAAAGGCTGCTGGGTGCTTCACATCCTTAAGGAATGGAAAGGGAAAAGTTTCCATTTAGAGGAGTCCTTGCCCAGAACATGTCAAACCTGAATGCTGAGATTCAACCCAACTGCTTCCAACCAGCCCGGACTGAACAGTGACTCAGAACTCAGAGTGACTCCCTCTGACAGTGCCTCATCCACCTAAAGGAAGACTCCTTTTTGAAAAATGAGTGGTGTAGAATGTTTTAACCAAATGTGTGCAGACTACAGGCCCTGTTGCCACCTGGACAGGGTACAGCCCTCCATGTTCACTAGCATATTCTCCCAGTGTACACACCAGCCATTCCCGACAAGTGAAACCTGATCTTCCCCCTCCGTGAACCACACAGGAACTTGATTCACTTGTTCCCTTGTTGACAGGCAAATACACTGGTGCTCACTGGGGATCACCCTGCTGGCCATTATCCACAAGacctggaagaggaggaggaggctccCATAATAGGATGGGAGACAGCCTCTTCTCTAGAGGAAAGCCACATGGCTCTCGCCGGAGCTCACCCAGGTGCAGGAGGACCAGAGGTCCACCATGGGGCTGGGGACTGACCCTCGACCTCAGCCTCACCTTCCCTGattctcccctgcctccctcGCTGTCCTgttgtggcaggccaggtctcactaatgTAGGCCTGCGTTACAACTGTCCCAGCACTGACTGTCTACGTTAAACATTAAAAGCTGATTGagccagtgcccttataaaaaggcTGGACTGTAACAAAGAGCCCACCAAAGGTTTTCCCTAGGCttttcctgggccttgaagcatgacaagatgatgaaggaattcttaacagggcCATTAagtttaaacaagttttattgggggtctgaaTAAACTCCCCAGGCTTCCACAGACAAGTTTGTTGAGGTctaaaggaactccccaaactTTTGATTCatcaggagacaagataagggtaatcaccccagcaccaagacccatttagattaagtaaacttACTGAGGATCCAGAAGAAGGTCTTCAGGACTgagaccttagttatagattaaaagaagttaatgacttatgtctttagatgaatgcacacttaacACGTAGACATATAGTTTAGAAGGTATAGAAGCTCTGGAAaactgtaattttgagttggtctggttatcatttccaggccttctccctgtaactggttacagaaataaaaactctcttcctccccagttcatctgtATCTCATTACTGGGCCACAAGAAATAGCACAGACCCTCAGTTTGCTCCAGGAACACTGTGACCTGGCAGACCCATTCCTTGAAGCATGTCCTACAGCCAGGTGACCTGGGCACACACCCAGGAAAAGCACTTTCTCCTAGGCTGGCCCCAGGAACACACGCCCACACAGGTCCCCTCCCCAGCTAGCCAGGGGTCCTGCTGTgagttttattataattattatttatttattttttgaaatggagtctcactctgtcaccaggctggagggcagtggcacgatctcagctcactgcaagctccgcctcccaggttcacgcaattctcctgcctcagcctcccgagtagctgggatcaacatgcatgtgtcaccacacccagctaatttttgtatttttagtagagacagggtttcaccatgttggccaggatggtctcgatctcttcaccttgtgatccaccttcctcggactcccaaagtgcagggattacaggtgcgagcctcCGTGCCCGGCCCATGTTTGATTATTGTAGCTGACGTCAGACCGGGCATGCAGAGAGGTGTCATCACTGCTCCCCCGCACTCCCCAGACTCACTCTACCCGCAGAGACCAGACACCTACAGAAGGTAAGTAAAGGGTCTTGCTTAAttgggtttctgtttttgtttttgtttcagttttgttttgctgttttctaaAACCCAGGTTACTGATAAGCACAAGCGGGAACACTTGTCGAAATGATTGCCCCTGGGCTTAGTCATGTCTGACCTGACTGACCTTTTTCAGACAAGTCACAAAAACAGGTCTCCTGTAAGGGACTCTAAAGATAGCTTTTTCTGCTGCCCCCGCAGCCCCCCAGGAAGAGCCCCACTTACTCTCAGCACACACTAAACATCCACACTTGGTGCCAGCGctgctccctccccaccccacgcCTGTGGGGTATTCTGTCTAAAGTCTCTGATGTCACTTTGCTGGGCACGGTAGACTTGGTTTAGAAACACACACTGCAACTATAAATACATTGAACTTTCAGCTGGCTTTCACATACTGGCTAATATACCTGGCTAGATAAGCTCAACTCCCACCTTTAGAGAAGTTGCCTACCATTTGTTCAAGGCAGCAGTCACCACAGTGATCACTGTAGCTCCCTATGGAGCCCTACTGGCCAAAGCTTAACTTTCTCCTGGTGTCTTGAATCCCATAAACCTCACATCCcatttcacctccttggctaaGAGCTCCTCCCCTCTGGGCCTTTCCCAGGCAGCACTCCAGCTCTCACTTTCCTTCGGCTCTGGGCATGGCTCTCTGTCCCCCAACCTGTGACTCCAGACCCATTCTGAGCATTTCTCCCCTGTTAATTAGTCTCACGGAGTCTTCTCAAATCTATGCTCCAGGCATTCCTGGACAGTTCCTAGCCAGGATATTCAAATATACAATTGCATTTGCGAAAAGACATGAAATTTAAAAGCTGTTGGAACCTCCAGGACTCTTTAAGCCTTGAGAGAGGTGCGGCTATGATCTGGGTCATGGAACATGTTTTGCAATTCtgctgttgggattacagcttaactcttcctcattcttcttgtTCTGTAAATAACTAGGAAACATCAGAGACCAGACCTCTGCCTTCGAATCACAGACCTTTGTTACAGATTAACTACCTCCTTAAGAGTCCTGACCCTAACTCAGCCTAGATGGCAGTGTGGAATGTTAGATATACCTTTCCAAAAGAGGCCCCCCCTCAAGTAATCAGATCATTGGAACTATGCATTAAGCCTTACACAGACGTTGAAATTCTGTGAAATTCCCCTAAGTTTTGTTTATATAAAGCAATCCCAAATCTCAACACTTGGTAACACCGACTTCTATTCTTTGAATCTGTGCTTCCCAGAGATGGACCCATTTTCAACCTCTGTACTTGAATATACCCTCTGTAAACTAGTTTCTGACCTTTTCTATTATGTTAAGTTGACACATTCTCCCCTTAAAGCACCCAAACCTCCTGAGCATCCTCTGCTTGCACACGCACCCTGCgccttctcccacctcccacaccTGGACCCCAGCGCAGCCCAGAGAGCAGCCCTGTGTCTCAGAGCACTTTGTGCCCCTGGTCCAGCAGAGTCCTATTCACAGCAGACTTTCCATGCAGACTGATAGCGACCTAACAAGGGGTGAAAAACAGACCGCCCCCTGGGTGTACATGATGCTTCTGGGTCTGCTACTTGCCCAGAGGCCCTCTGCTAGTGGCAGGAAGAACTGCAGGTGCAGACCCAGCCAGCACGTGCAGACCCATCACAGGTCCTTATGAGTTCCAACAGGGTGTTACGAGGCTGATTCTGGGTTGGAAACACCACAAAATCAAATCCATCTGCTGCCACAAGAAGAAACTGCTGCTGCCAGGTGGGGGTACAGGTAGGGTAGGGGGACTGTGAAGACCTCAGGAAGCAGCCACAGGAGGAGCCCCTCCTTACCAGCCTCCCTTGTCCCTGCCGGCCTCCCACGTCCCCGCCAGCCTCTCCACTCCCTGCCAGCCTCCTCCGTCCCTGCcagcctcccccctccccgccagcctcccccacctccctgctaGCCTCCCCCACTCCCCGCCAGCCTTCCCCCTCCGGGCCAGTCTCCCCCACTCCTCCAGCCTCCCCAACTCCCCGTCAGCTTCCCCACGTCCCCGCCAGCCTCCCTACTCCCCACCAGTTTTTCCACTCCCCGCCAGCTTCCCCGCTCCCGCCAGCTTCCCCTACTCCCTGCCAGCCTCCCCACGCCCCCCTCCCAGTCAGCCTCCCCTTTCCCCACCAGCTTCCACATGTCCGGTCCCCTCCAGCCTACCCCTCTCCCCACCAGCCTCCCTactccctccctgccctgtggGCAGAGCTGAGCAGGCCCTTCCCAGGCCCGCCCCACCAGAAGGCAGGTACTGAGTAGGGAGTTTGGGGCTGAGAAACAATAGCTTCCTAACCAGC from the Papio anubis isolate 15944 chromosome 8, Panubis1.0, whole genome shotgun sequence genome contains:
- the DEFB1 gene encoding beta-defensin 1; amino-acid sequence: MRTSYLLLFTLCLLLSEMASGDNFLTGLGHRSDHYNCVRSGGQCLYSACPIYTRIQGTCYHGKAKCCK